The following proteins are co-located in the Ammospiza caudacuta isolate bAmmCau1 chromosome 32, bAmmCau1.pri, whole genome shotgun sequence genome:
- the CXXC1 gene encoding CXXC-type zinc finger protein 1 isoform X1: MDSEFSDAEAAPGGEENAPVYCVCRKPDINCFMIGCDNCNEWFHGDCINITERMAKAIREWYCRQCREKDPSLEIRYRHKKWREKEHEGAKGQELEQGRAAKIKRSARMCGECEACRRPEDCGQCDFCRDMKKFGGPNKIRQKCRLRQCQLRARESYKYFPTSLARGREGDLELLKAQLGGPGPPESLSDEELPLDPRLYQELCAGAFDEHGLPWLSDAEDAPFLDPVLRKRAVKVKHVKRREKKSDKKKEERYKRHRQRARHRERRGHPERADARDPAGLGQCLGPGCTRPARPPSKYCSEACGIKLAANRIYEILPQRIQQWQQSPCVAEEHGKRLLERIRREQHQARLRLQEMERRFHELEGLIARAKGHPPREDEESTEGDSEDTDLQIFCVSCGHPINPKVALRHMERCYAKYESQTSFGSMYPTRIEGATRLFCDVYNPQSKTYCKRLQVLCPEHSRDPKVPADEVCGCPLVRDVFELTGDFCRVPKRKCHRHYCWEKLRRAEVDLERVRVWYKLDELFEQERNVRAAMTNRAGLLALMLHQTIQHDPLTTDLRSDR, from the exons ATG GACAGCGAATTCTCGGACGCGGAGGCGGCCCCGGGAGGGGAGGAGAACGCGCCGGTTTATTGCGTGTGCCGCAAGCCGGACATCAACTGCTTCATGAT CGGCTGCGACAACTGCAACGAGTGGTTCCATGGGGACTGCATCAACATCACCGAGCGCATGGCCAAGGCCATCCGAGAGTGGTACTGCCGGCAGTGCCGCg AGAAGGACCCATCCCTGGAGATCCGGTACCGGCACAAGAAGTGGCGGGAGAAGGAGCACGAGGGGGCcaaggggcaggagctggagcagggccgGGCTGCCAAG ATCAAGCGCTCGGCCCGCATGTGTGGCGAGTGCGAGGCGTGCCGGCGCCCCGAGGACTGCGGGCAGTGCGACTTCTGCCGGGACATGAAGAAATTCGGGGGCCCCAACAAGATCCGCCAGAAGTGCCGGCTGCGGCAGTGCCAGCTGCGGGCGCGG GAGTCCTACAAGTACTTCCCCACCTCG CTGGCCCGGGGGCGTGAGggggacctggagctgctgaaggcgCAGCTGGGGGGGCCGGGGCCCCCCGAGAGCCTCTCGGATGAGGAGCTGCCCCTCGACCCCCGGCTCTACCAGGAGCTCTGCGCCGGCGCCTTCGACGAGCACGGCCTG ccctggctcagtGACGCCGAGGACGCGCCGTTCCTGGACCCCGTCCTGCGCAAACGCGCCGTGAAGGTCAAACACGTCAAACGCCGCGAGAAGAAGTCGGACAAGAAG AAGGAGGAGCGCTACAAGCGGCACCGGCAGCGGGCGCGGCACCGCGAGCGCCGCGGGCACCCCGAGCGCGCCGACGCCCGCGACCCCGCGGGGCTGGGCCAGTGCCTGGGCCCCGGCTGCacccgccccgcccgcccgccctccAAGTACTGCAGCGAGGCCTGCGGCATCAAACTGGCTGCCAA CCGGATCTACGAGATCCTGCCGCAGCGGAtccagcagtggcagcagagcccGTGCGTGGCGGAGGAGCACGGCAAGCGGCTGCTGGAGCGCATCCGGCGcgagcagcaccaggcacggCTGCGGCTGCAGGAGATGGAGCGGCGCTTCCACGAGCTCGAGGGGCTCATCGCCCGCGCCAAGGGGCACCCGCCCCGCGAGGACGAGGAG AGCACGGAGGGGGACAGCGAGGACACGGACCTGCAGATCTTCTGCGTGTCCTGTGGCCACCCCATCAACCCCAAGGTGGCCCTGAGGCACATGGAGCGCTGCTACGCCAAG TACGAGAGCCAAACATCCTTCGGGTCCATGTACCCCACCCGCATCGAGGG GGCCACCCGGCTGTTCTGTGACGTTTACAACCCCCAGAGCAAAACCTACTGCAAgaggctgcaggtgctgtgccCCGAGCACTCCCGGGACCCCAAG GTGCCCGCGGACGAGGTGTGCGGGTGCCCTCTGGTGCGCGACGTCTTCGAGCTGACCGGGGACTTCTGCCGCGTCCCCAAGCGCAAGTGCCACCGTCACTACTGCTGGGAGAAGCTGCGCCGCGCCGAGGTGGATCTGGAGCGCGTCCGCGTG tggTACAAGCTGGATGAGCTGTTCGAGCAGGAGCGCAATGTGCGGGCGGCCATGACGAACCGTGCGGGGCTGCTGGCGCTGATGCTGCACCAAACCATCCAGCACGACCCTCTGACCACGGACCTGCGCTCGGACCGCTGA
- the CXXC1 gene encoding CXXC-type zinc finger protein 1 isoform X2, which translates to MDSEFSDAEAAPGGEENAPVYCVCRKPDINCFMIGCDNCNEWFHGDCINITERMAKAIREWYCRQCREKDPSLEIRYRHKKWREKEHEGAKGQELEQGRAAKIKRSARMCGECEACRRPEDCGQCDFCRDMKKFGGPNKIRQKCRLRQCQLRARESYKYFPTSPWLSDAEDAPFLDPVLRKRAVKVKHVKRREKKSDKKKEERYKRHRQRARHRERRGHPERADARDPAGLGQCLGPGCTRPARPPSKYCSEACGIKLAANRIYEILPQRIQQWQQSPCVAEEHGKRLLERIRREQHQARLRLQEMERRFHELEGLIARAKGHPPREDEESTEGDSEDTDLQIFCVSCGHPINPKVALRHMERCYAKYESQTSFGSMYPTRIEGATRLFCDVYNPQSKTYCKRLQVLCPEHSRDPKVPADEVCGCPLVRDVFELTGDFCRVPKRKCHRHYCWEKLRRAEVDLERVRVWYKLDELFEQERNVRAAMTNRAGLLALMLHQTIQHDPLTTDLRSDR; encoded by the exons ATG GACAGCGAATTCTCGGACGCGGAGGCGGCCCCGGGAGGGGAGGAGAACGCGCCGGTTTATTGCGTGTGCCGCAAGCCGGACATCAACTGCTTCATGAT CGGCTGCGACAACTGCAACGAGTGGTTCCATGGGGACTGCATCAACATCACCGAGCGCATGGCCAAGGCCATCCGAGAGTGGTACTGCCGGCAGTGCCGCg AGAAGGACCCATCCCTGGAGATCCGGTACCGGCACAAGAAGTGGCGGGAGAAGGAGCACGAGGGGGCcaaggggcaggagctggagcagggccgGGCTGCCAAG ATCAAGCGCTCGGCCCGCATGTGTGGCGAGTGCGAGGCGTGCCGGCGCCCCGAGGACTGCGGGCAGTGCGACTTCTGCCGGGACATGAAGAAATTCGGGGGCCCCAACAAGATCCGCCAGAAGTGCCGGCTGCGGCAGTGCCAGCTGCGGGCGCGG GAGTCCTACAAGTACTTCCCCACCTCG ccctggctcagtGACGCCGAGGACGCGCCGTTCCTGGACCCCGTCCTGCGCAAACGCGCCGTGAAGGTCAAACACGTCAAACGCCGCGAGAAGAAGTCGGACAAGAAG AAGGAGGAGCGCTACAAGCGGCACCGGCAGCGGGCGCGGCACCGCGAGCGCCGCGGGCACCCCGAGCGCGCCGACGCCCGCGACCCCGCGGGGCTGGGCCAGTGCCTGGGCCCCGGCTGCacccgccccgcccgcccgccctccAAGTACTGCAGCGAGGCCTGCGGCATCAAACTGGCTGCCAA CCGGATCTACGAGATCCTGCCGCAGCGGAtccagcagtggcagcagagcccGTGCGTGGCGGAGGAGCACGGCAAGCGGCTGCTGGAGCGCATCCGGCGcgagcagcaccaggcacggCTGCGGCTGCAGGAGATGGAGCGGCGCTTCCACGAGCTCGAGGGGCTCATCGCCCGCGCCAAGGGGCACCCGCCCCGCGAGGACGAGGAG AGCACGGAGGGGGACAGCGAGGACACGGACCTGCAGATCTTCTGCGTGTCCTGTGGCCACCCCATCAACCCCAAGGTGGCCCTGAGGCACATGGAGCGCTGCTACGCCAAG TACGAGAGCCAAACATCCTTCGGGTCCATGTACCCCACCCGCATCGAGGG GGCCACCCGGCTGTTCTGTGACGTTTACAACCCCCAGAGCAAAACCTACTGCAAgaggctgcaggtgctgtgccCCGAGCACTCCCGGGACCCCAAG GTGCCCGCGGACGAGGTGTGCGGGTGCCCTCTGGTGCGCGACGTCTTCGAGCTGACCGGGGACTTCTGCCGCGTCCCCAAGCGCAAGTGCCACCGTCACTACTGCTGGGAGAAGCTGCGCCGCGCCGAGGTGGATCTGGAGCGCGTCCGCGTG tggTACAAGCTGGATGAGCTGTTCGAGCAGGAGCGCAATGTGCGGGCGGCCATGACGAACCGTGCGGGGCTGCTGGCGCTGATGCTGCACCAAACCATCCAGCACGACCCTCTGACCACGGACCTGCGCTCGGACCGCTGA
- the LOC131570120 gene encoding vacuolar fusion protein MON1 homolog B-like has translation MEPARTVDAASPSCHHSRDDEEEDVTAAAAMTSSVYHPAGNEEEEDKEVAAVVTATVSLRCHPSEEEVAVAMTSQGEPCGRDEDVVAAVTAEAATMSQGCHPGEEEEVTIAGTSLGCPPLGGEEEEVTTAGTAAVTSPGIQPSEEEMTMAAMSPARPPVGDEEEVTTAVTSPGCHPSEEEVTAAVTSSECHHEEEEEEVTAAVTSPVCNPGEEEEEVTAAVTAAAATSAPGGRRGADEDVAAAGWRARRKHVFVLSEAGKPIYSRHGNEEALAATMGVMMALVSFIQSGGNAIRAICSEDRTLVFEQRGPLLLVSVSRTRQSAAQLRRELAFVHEQILSLLTRGGIARVFARRRGFDLRRLLAGAEAVLDRLLCGAAADGRLLLGAARCLPLPGGLRRAVSGALRRAAAAARPAPALAVLAARGRLVTAARQRALAEGGRLCASDLHLLLNLLGGGAGAGAGEVWTPVCLPRFNPDGYFYAYAARLGEEEEEGVTLILLSTEREGFYAAAACRRQLEDTLRAQGWLAELAAAVRGGAGYGPSRPGAPELRHFLYKPLEGPEEMQQLPQFTSPELEEPYTSEEEQHRLFDLYHYLHSRVHSPHRPLRLLYHVAEKETLLAWVTSKFELYSCFSPLVTKAGAIAVLTKLLRWLKKEEDWLFIRYPAPFCAAPARPEGPEPEG, from the exons ATGGAGCCAGCCCGGACAGTGGACGCGGCGTCCCCGAGCTGTCACCACAGCCGGGACGATGAGGAGGAAgatgtgacagcagcagcagccatgacATCATCCGTGTATCACCCTGCTGggaatgaggaggaggaagacaaggaggtggcagcagtggtgacagccacAGTGTCCCTGAGGTGCCACCCcagtgaggaggaggtggcagtggcCATGACATCCCAAGGAGAGCCATGTGGCAGGGATGAGGAtgtggtggcagcagtgacagcagaagCAGCCACAATGTCCCAGGGCTGTCATCctggtgaggaggaggaggtgacaatagcagggacatccctggggtgtcccccacttgggggtgaggaggaggaggtgacaacagcggggacagcagcagtgacatCCCCGGGCATTCAACCCAGTGAGGAGGAGATGACCATGGCAGCAATGTCCCCAGCACGTCCTCCTGTGGGGGATGAAGAGGAGGTGACAACAGCGGTGACATCCCCAGGGTGTCACCCCAGTGAGGAAGAGGTGACGGCAGCAGTGACATCCTCAGAGTGTCAccatgaggaggaagaggaggaggtgacGGCAGCAGTGACATCCCCAGTGTGTAACCCcggtgaggaagaggaggaggtcACAGCGGCGGTGACGGCAGCAGCGGCCACATCGGCCCCAGGCGGGCGGCGCGGTGCGGACGAGGACGTGGCAGCCGCGGGCTGGCGGGCGCGGCGCAAACACGTGTTCGTGCTCAGTGAGGCGGGGAAGCCGATCTACTCCCGGCACGGCAACGAGGAGGCGCTGGCAGCCACCATGGGTGTCATGATGGCCCTCGTGTCCTTCATCCAGAGCGGCGGCAACGCCATCCGGGCCATCTGCTCTG AGGACCGCACGCTGGTGTTTGAGCAGCGGGGCCCGCTGCTGCTGGTGTCGGTGTCCCGCACACGGCAGTCGGCGGCGCAGCTGCGGCGGGAGCTGGCCTTCGTTCACGAGCAGATCCTGTCGCTGCTGACCCGCGGGGGCATCGCCCGAGTCTTCGCCCGACGCCGCGGCTTCGACCTGCGCCGGCTGCTGGCGGGCGCCGAGGCCGTGCTGGACCGGCTGCTCTGCGGGGCCGCGGCCGACgggcggctgctgctgggggccgctcgctgcctgcccctgcccggGGGGCTCCGCCGCGCCGTGTCCGGGGCGCtgcgccgcgccgccgccgccgcccgccccgcgcccgccctgGCCGTGCTGGCGGCCCGGGGCCGCCTGGTGACGGCGGCGCGGCAGCGGGCGCTGGCCGAGGGCGGGCGGCTCTGCGCCAGCGACCTGCACCTGCTGCTCAACCTGCtgggcggcggcgcgggcgcggGGGCGGGCGAGGTGTGGACCCCCGTGTGCTTGCCGCGTTTCAACCCCGATGGGTATTTCTATGCGTACGCGGCGCGGCTGGgcgaggaggaagaggagggtgtGACGCTGATCCTGCTGTCCACGGAGCGAGAGGGGTTCTACGCGGCGGCCGcgtgcaggaggcagctggaggaCACGCTGCGGGCGCAGGGCTGGCTGGCCGAGCTGGCGGCGGCCGTGCGAGGGGGAGCGGGGTACGGCCCGTCCCGGCCCGGTGCCCCCGAGCTCCGGCACTTTCTCTACAAACCCTTGGAGGGGCCGGAGGAGATGCAGCAGCTGCCGCAGTTCACCAG CCCCGAGCTGGAGGAGCCCTACACAAGCGAGGAGGAGCAGCACCGGCTCTTCGACCTGTACCACTACCTGCACAGCCGGGTGCACAGCCCGCACCGGCCCCTGCGCCTGCTCTACCACGTGGCTGAGAAGGAAACGCTGCTGGCCTGG GTGACCAGCAAGTTTGAGCTGTACAGCTGCTTCAGCCCGCTGGTGACGAAGGCGGGCGCCATCGCCGTGCTGACCAAGCTGCTGCGCTGGCTCAAGAAGGAGGAGGACTGGCTGTTCATCCGCTACCCGGCACCGTTCTGTGCCGCGCCCGCGCGCCCCGAGGGGCCCGAGCCCGAGGGCTGA
- the LOC131570131 gene encoding tyrosine-protein phosphatase non-receptor type 18-like, with amino-acid sequence MAPPPPPGHLSLARGVQPPLYQDAVARRALRPALLRSVSVPTEPPAPPAMDVTYAVVNKPRRGGGAAGRGPSPLGRDHAPFGRDSAPSGTCSLPGSPVRRPSPSPAGSPRPSDGAYEVVTPPVDTGSGPCLGFNFRIGKPKGPRDPPAEWSQV; translated from the exons ATGGCACCTCCACCGCCCCCCGGCCACCTCAGCCTGGCCCGCGGGGTTCAG CCCCCCCTGTACCAGGACGCCGTGGCCCGCCGGGCTCTGCGGCCCGCGCTGCTCAG GAGCGTTTCGGTGCCGACCgagccccccgcgccccccgccaTGGACGTCACCTACGCCGTGGTCAACAAGCCCCgccgggggggcggggccgcagGGAGAGGCCCCTCCCCTTTGGGAAGAGACCACGCCCCCTTCGGACGAGACTCCGCCCCCTCGGGCACGTGCTCGCTGCCGGGCAGCCCCGTGcgccgcccctcccccagcccggcGG gctCCCCCAGACCCTCGGATGGCGCCTATGAGGTTGTGACCCCCCCTGTGGACACCGGCAGTGGCCCCTGCCTGG GGTTTAACTTCCGCATTGGGAAGCCCAAGGGCCCGCGGGACCCCCCGGCCGAGTGGTCCCAGGTGTGA
- the IMP4 gene encoding U3 small nucleolar ribonucleoprotein protein IMP4, with amino-acid sequence MLRRQARERREYLQRRAKEQQQQRQRERRESLKRALDENRLLPTELRREALALQKELEFDFQAPGETGDSQDDEYRWAGLEPPKVMVTTSRDPSARLRLFAKELCLLLPGARRMNRGRAELGALVAACRAAGVTDLLVLHETRGRPDGLTVSHLPHGPTAHFTLSGAVLRQEVGGLGGAPLAAPHLLLLRLDSTLGKRVGTILKHLFPVPRPDSRRVVTFANEDDVILVRNHVYRRRGRTVELEEVGPRFQLRPYLIRLGTLEQGDAADVEWRWHPYTATAPKRRLLSAT; translated from the exons ATG CTGCGTCGCCAGGCCCGGGAGCGCCGGGAGTACCTGCAGCGCCGggccaaggagcagcagcagcagcggcagcgggaGCGCAGGGAGAGCCTGAAGCGGGCGCTGGACG AGAATCGGCTGCTGCCCACGGAGCTGCGGCGCGAGGCGCTGGCCCTGCAGAAGGAGCTCGAGTTCGACTTCCAGGCACCGGGGG AGACAGGTGACAGTCAGGATGATGAGTACAGGTGGGCGGGGCTGGAGCCCCCCAAGGTGATGGTGACGACATCACGTGACCCCAGCGCCCGCCTACGGCTCTTTGCCAAG gagctgtgcctgctgctgcccggggctCGCCGCATGAACCGGGGCCGTGCCGAGCTGGGCGCTCTGGTGGCGGCGTGCCGGGCTGCGGGCGTCACCGACCTGCTTGTGCTGCACGAGACCCGCGGGCGGCCCG ACGGGCTGACCGTGTCCCACCTGCCCCACGGCCCCACTGCCCACTTCACCCTGAGCGGGGCCGTGCTGCGCCAGGAGgtcggggggctcgggggggccCCGCTGGCCGCCccccacctgctgctgctgcgccTGGATTCCACGCTGGGAAAAAGG GTCGGGACCATCCTGAAGCACCTGTTCCCCGTCCCCCGTCCCGACAGCCGCCGCGTGGTGACCTTCGCCAACGAGGATGACGTCATTTTAGTGCG GAACCACGTGTACCGGCGCCGGGGGCGGACggtggagctggaggaggtggGACCCCGCTTCCAGCTGAGGC CCTACCTGATCCGCCTGGGGACCCTGGAGCAGGGGGACGCGGCCGACGTGGAGTGGCGCTGGCACCCGTACACGGCCACGGCCCCCAAGCGCCGCCTGCTCAGCGCCAcctga